A genome region from Thermoplasma sp. Kam2015 includes the following:
- a CDS encoding aldehyde dehydrogenase family protein: MIIRNRFTDEIEDAYLESCIPQMKPDVIESASDSLRSMSVDQMSSSFDRVLQYLRDNVGAILPRIASTTGKPVKYLKLEIERSISAARRMSIIADPAFYALPSCSVIYPDYQDPIASLIIPALFFLSNRIPVAVIPDRYAFIVPYLVYKAFSGSGLPNGSFSISDGDPSGDLPRGCPVVCYSTDRKPEMRDNSGSIYLDQGGQALAIVWKDADVDFAAQDLVNSMIERHSVFLRKIIVHEDIFEYFLNRMKELLSSIKAGDPSDVCTQLGPCASDLDLVRSLNIMAEARRSRSLMFSKGPEGNIITPSLINGDIIDFDDMIYTPVYIVQSANSMEYALAAAGKMDPVSLALYSSDSMLFRMLIHRTTSRYIGLNRYPDISYIPNVAFAKRDIFL, encoded by the coding sequence GATGTTATTGAATCTGCATCGGATTCTCTCAGATCCATGTCCGTGGATCAGATGTCTTCGTCTTTTGACAGGGTACTGCAGTACTTGCGCGATAACGTCGGCGCCATACTTCCAAGGATAGCTTCTACAACAGGAAAGCCAGTAAAATATCTGAAATTGGAAATAGAACGTTCGATCTCCGCTGCGAGAAGGATGTCGATAATTGCAGATCCAGCATTCTATGCACTGCCGTCATGTTCCGTGATCTATCCAGATTATCAGGATCCAATCGCTTCTCTCATCATACCAGCCCTCTTCTTTCTTTCAAACCGTATACCTGTGGCGGTCATTCCTGATAGGTATGCGTTCATTGTTCCATATCTAGTTTACAAAGCTTTTTCTGGTTCTGGCCTGCCGAATGGTTCTTTCAGCATATCCGATGGTGATCCTTCTGGTGACCTTCCGCGGGGCTGTCCTGTGGTCTGCTACTCTACGGACAGGAAGCCAGAGATGCGGGATAATTCAGGCAGTATCTACCTTGATCAAGGCGGCCAGGCCCTGGCCATAGTGTGGAAGGACGCGGATGTGGACTTTGCCGCTCAGGATCTTGTAAACTCTATGATCGAAAGACACAGCGTATTTCTGAGAAAGATCATAGTGCATGAGGACATCTTCGAGTACTTCCTAAACAGGATGAAGGAACTTCTCTCGTCTATAAAGGCGGGAGACCCCAGTGACGTGTGCACGCAGCTTGGCCCATGTGCCTCGGATCTGGATCTAGTAAGATCGCTCAACATCATGGCGGAAGCAAGGAGATCAAGATCGCTGATGTTCTCAAAAGGCCCGGAGGGCAATATCATAACACCTTCGCTGATAAACGGCGATATTATCGATTTCGATGACATGATATACACCCCGGTTTACATCGTGCAAAGCGCCAATTCTATGGAGTATGCTCTTGCAGCTGCAGGGAAGATGGATCCAGTCAGTCTCGCACTTTACAGCTCAGATTCAATGCTGTTTCGCATGCTGATTCACAGAACAACATCAAGGTACATAGGTTTGAACCGGTACCCTGATATTTCATATATCCCAAACGTTGCCTTCGCGAAACGCGATATATTCCTCTGA
- a CDS encoding DMT family transporter, producing MQKYGEPALFFLMAFFWGLNYIMVKYAYSYDVSSSILIMRVLYALAFSSALFFRQIKFPKKLAEHLKVFVLANLNITAFFSLWFFGETGVSASLTSIIIYSYPIMSLAASYFLLNDRFGMGKATGIALGFAGLVIIFFRSVDVSDYLDLIMLILAALSWALGTVFYRKFLTGYDSAGLNTLQLLYAMPVVLVIALITGGINRNLMNPQFNLIMLYMGSLGTAVAYFIFLTLYRKYRVSAISAYFFIVPAISVVLSLIILHEGISRTMLIGFAIMSVGIYMSGRLR from the coding sequence ATGCAGAAATACGGAGAGCCTGCGCTGTTTTTCTTAATGGCGTTTTTCTGGGGCCTCAACTACATAATGGTGAAATATGCCTACAGCTACGACGTTTCCTCATCCATCCTGATCATGCGGGTTCTATACGCACTGGCATTCTCATCTGCACTTTTCTTCAGGCAGATAAAGTTTCCCAAGAAGCTCGCAGAGCACCTTAAGGTTTTCGTGCTTGCCAACCTTAACATAACCGCATTCTTTTCGCTCTGGTTCTTCGGCGAAACTGGTGTGAGCGCGTCCCTCACTTCTATAATAATATATTCCTATCCAATAATGTCCCTTGCGGCTTCCTATTTCCTGCTTAACGACAGGTTTGGAATGGGCAAAGCCACTGGGATTGCACTTGGCTTTGCTGGCCTGGTGATAATATTCTTCAGATCGGTTGATGTATCCGACTATCTGGATCTCATCATGCTCATACTCGCGGCTCTGAGCTGGGCTCTTGGAACGGTCTTCTACAGGAAATTCCTGACTGGATACGATTCCGCCGGCCTGAACACGCTTCAGCTGCTGTACGCGATGCCGGTCGTTCTGGTAATAGCACTGATCACCGGAGGAATAAACAGAAACCTGATGAACCCTCAGTTCAACCTTATCATGCTATATATGGGCTCCCTCGGCACCGCGGTGGCTTACTTCATCTTCCTTACGCTCTACAGAAAATACAGGGTGAGTGCCATATCCGCCTACTTTTTCATAGTGCCGGCGATAAGCGTCGTGCTGTCCCTGATCATTCTGCACGAGGGCATTTCCAGAACGATGCTGATCGGATTCGCCATTATGAGCGTCGGCATATACATGTCAGGCAGACTCAGATGA